The Candidatus Palauibacter australiensis genomic interval GAAGGCGGCGACCGAGAGGTTGCCCCGGAAGGTGCAGAACGCGATGTGCGTGTCGCTCTCGGTGTCGACCCAGGCGTCCACCATCCGGTCGTCCCCGAGGAAGAAATCTCGCGTGGCGGCCAGCACCTCCGCCGGCGCCAGCGCGCTTGTGGTCTCTGTCGTCATGGACTCTCCCCGCGTACCATCCTGCAGCCGAAGATAGGGACGCCGCAGCCCTCTCTCAAACCGACCCACCCCTTCTACAAGAGCGCCCGACCGTGCCCGCTACGCAGTTTTCTCCGAACGTCGCCCGGCTCGAGGCATCGGCCACGCTGGTGCTGGCCGCCCGCGCCCGGAAGCTGAAGGCGGCGGGAATCCCGGTCGTGGACCTCTCGGCCGGCGAGCCGCAGTACCCCGCCCCGCCGTTCGCGGCGCGCGCCGGCATTCGGGCCGTCGAGGAGGGGAAGACGGGGTATCCGCCCACCTCCGGGCTGCCCGAACTGCGCGAGGCGATCGCGCGCTACCTGAGCGAGACGACGGCGGCCGAGGCGGTGGATGCGGACTCGGTGATCGTGAGCGCGGGCGTGAAGCAGTCGCTGTTCAACTGCTGCTACGCGCTCTTCGGCGCCGGCGAGGAGGTGCTGGTGCCCTCCCCCTTCTGGCCGAGCTACACGACGATCGTCCGGCTCGCGGGGGCGGAGCCGGTCATCGTGGAGACGACGTGGGAAGGCGGGTTCGTGCCGGCGGTCGAGGATCTCGAGGCGGCCCGCACGGCCCGGACCCGGGGGCTCATGCTCAACAGCCCGGGAAACCCGACCGGCGCCGTCATCCCGCCCGGCCTGCTGCGCGACATCCTGGCGTGGGCGGAGCGGCACGGGATCTGGGTGCTCTCCGACGAGATCTACCGGCGGCTCGCCTACGGGGCCCCGTCGCCGTCCGTGTTCGACGTCGCGGAGCGCGGGGAGAGGACGATCCTGCTCGACGGCGTCTCGAAGGCGTTCTGCATGCCGGGGTTCCGGATCGGGTATGCCGTGGGGCCGCGCGAGGTGGTCCGGAAGATGGCGGACCTGCAGGGACAGACGACCTCGGGGGCCGTCGGCCCCTCGCAGCACGCCGCCGCGGCCGCGCTCGGCGAGAGCGCTCCGCGCGAAGCGTTCGTCGCGGATCTCCTGGCCAGGCTCTCCGGACTCAGGGAACTGGGGCTGTCGAGATTCGCGGAGATGGGCGGGATCGAGGCGTTTGCGCCGGACGGCGCGCTGTATTTCTACGCGCGGCTCACGGCCGGCGACGGTGCGTCGC includes:
- a CDS encoding aminotransferase class I/II-fold pyridoxal phosphate-dependent enzyme; this translates as MPATQFSPNVARLEASATLVLAARARKLKAAGIPVVDLSAGEPQYPAPPFAARAGIRAVEEGKTGYPPTSGLPELREAIARYLSETTAAEAVDADSVIVSAGVKQSLFNCCYALFGAGEEVLVPSPFWPSYTTIVRLAGAEPVIVETTWEGGFVPAVEDLEAARTARTRGLMLNSPGNPTGAVIPPGLLRDILAWAERHGIWVLSDEIYRRLAYGAPSPSVFDVAERGERTILLDGVSKAFCMPGFRIGYAVGPREVVRKMADLQGQTTSGAVGPSQHAAAAALGESAPREAFVADLLARLSGLRELGLSRFAEMGGIEAFAPDGALYFYARLTAGDGASLDVAERLLADAKVACMPGEPFGSPGHLRFNFAVERDVLEEGLERIAGFFG